The genomic window TTAATTTAAATAGGCAACTGGCTGAGCGTTCTTTTATTCTCATTGTTCTGCATACCAAGATTGCCAAATGCAACAATCTCATCCCAACAGTTTCATCTAAGAGGGCCATAATACAGCTTTAATGATCAAAACTTGAAAAATACTCATTAAAAATTAAATGCATGACTAGTTGACATCACTTTCCAGAATGGGACTATGGCGTATTTTAGATAATGATCAAAACTCCGCTGCATACCATTCCGTGGGAAAGCAGGATAGGACAGATTAGTCTAAAATATATCTGCAATCATAAATGAAAACCAGGGACTGTTAAAATGTAAGTTTATTTTATACCTGCAGGGATTTTTAAACTTACAAAATCTGTATACAAAAGCCACTTTACCTCTGGACATTCAGTGTAGTCCCCCCTCCACTTTATGGTACCCCATGTTTGTTTAATCAATAAACTTTTCTGTTTGACTGAAATTGTGTAAAGTGAAGCAACTGACTGGACATGGTAAGCATCATGGGAAGTCTGgtttcatagatttgtagagctggaagggaccatgaggatcatctagtccaaccccctgcaatgcaggaatatgcaactgtcccatacggggatcgaacctgtaaccttggcgttaccagcaccaagctctagccaactgagctatccaggcacaaGTAATCGTAATTTCAGCTAATGTGGTCCAGAAGCTGCTTGGATGAAGGCATTATTTAGAGAGTTGAAAGTTTACTGCTTGCTCCATAAAAACCAACAAGATTTACTGTGTTTTCCAAACCCAGAAACAAGCTAGGCATGACCATTTTGAGAACTCTATGGAATCCATGAGACACAATCTTACACTTAACAAGATTACCAAGCAAGCAAATATGGATTATCTTTTACTTCTATTTTATGTTGTCCAAATACCCACTCTGTCCTCACAATAATGTGTCTACTAAACAATACCAACATTTTCCAACCAGTTTCTTCTTCTGTAAATTTCAAGATACTTGTTATGCATAATCTCTTGCATATATTCAGAAATAAAATTTGAATTCAAAAACTGTTTTTGAGTAAATATGCGTAGGATGCAGCCTTAGATAAAGGTAGTGGTGATTAAAGCTATTTCAGTGTGCTCGATCTCAAGTGTCATAGTATTAAGAGTGGGTTTATTTATACCAGTGGTGTCTAAACTTTTTTCAgaggattgaagttgttgggcttttttaggGTTGGAGTTGTTGACTTTGTTTGGACATGCTTGATTTATACTATTATTAAACCAACAAAGTTTCCAACTTAAACATTTCTAATGTTAATAGTCATGCTTCTGAAAAAAACAAGTATTTAACTGTACTTCAGTAAAACTGGTTTTAATAAACCTATTAGTACAATCCTAAATCTTTCAGCACCTAGCTGACATGCCCTTTTGTTGCAAAAAACTTAGTATGTTTACATACTAGAGACAGAATGCTGCCTCTCTGTGTAGATACCAAGCAAAATCACTTGAAGAGTAACTGACCTTGTTTAAGTTACTACCTAtgtattatgttggaagccacccagattgcctggggcaacccagtcagttgagTGGGGCTATtaacaatactaataataatttctgAAAGTTTATTTTGCTGAAAGTGGCTTGATTCGAAGACTATTTGTCCATGGTGTAGGGTAGGAATTTCAAATACATCAAATAGTAAGTAGAAATTGCACATTGGTTCTTAACATACACTGAAACCCTTTATATCAGCATTTGATTGACAGTTCACAATTCAACTTGTTAACGTCCATATTTTCTTACCAACTACTTTGGTTGATCCAGACTAAACTAATTTCAATGGGAATTACAATCCAACTAACTGCCTTTAGAATCTTCAATGTCTCAAGTATTAATTGACAATATGCTTTCTAAATAGAGAAGCAAGCACTGTACAAGCATTTTTCTTCAATTGGATTTAATTATCTTATTCAACCAGATATTCACTTTGTTCAACTACTCCTACCTATAAATCACTCTAATATCTGCACTCCATCTTCTATACCTTGAAGTATAATGGCCAATTgtgtttataaaaaagaaaaagacacaaaGCCCATAACCATGCCATTTAtattaaatctttttttatttttgtatctggTTTTAGACAGACTCTTGCACAGGGGGTTCATACCCATCAGCTCGCTCTACCTTGGCACCAGTTTCATCACTTGATGGCTTTCCAGCACCACCACCTTCACCATGCAGCTCCATCAGCTTGCCCACTACAAATAATAATGCAACAGTTTGAATTAACACAGAGACAATTTTATGCTAAGATTCTACATTTAAAGTTAACTAAGTGCTTCTTAAGAATAAAGCCATGTTTAAAATTGAATAGGATGGCTGCTCAATACACTTTTTGAAAACAATCAAGACTTAACCTTTTATGATTTATGGGAATGTCAGAATTTGAAAATAGTAATCACTGTTCATCTGGGACCGAAACAAATTGTCATCATTCATTCCCAACAAATGAATATAGCAAAAAGTATTCCTTTGATAAGATACCAAAATGCTTACATTCAAACTTGGGCTTCTTAAGCATCTTGACTTTACGAACATAGACATCATGAAGGGGATAGATGGACTGACACGCTTTTTCTATGTCTTTCCCAATGCTGTCTGGGATCCTAGAATGGCAGGAAATAAAGTTTGACTTTACTATGTTCAAAGTAAGAATCACAGTattgaaaaaaccccaaaagtaGTATCATTGTTTTTGGTGTCTATTACACATCCCAGAAAGCAGCCATTATTGCTAGAGCCTGAATATTGCAGTCCTCCTCCACTGACTATGCACCACAATGATAAAAAAAAGATTGCAACTGAACCTGTGACTCCACATTTGAGCCCAAAACTTAAATTTAcccacagtagccaaccaaatgATTATGGGAAACcaataagcaggacatgagcaaaaTAGTACTCTCCCACTCTGAAGAAGCCATATTGCCTCCGATTATGGAGGCAGTGCATAGCCATCCTGGCACATTGCCTCCATAATCATTatgttccatgaatttgtcagaGAGATCTCAGGGAGCAAAGTCACACTGCAACATACCTCCACAACAGGGTAATCTAGTAAGGAATTTTATGGTGCCTGTCTCGCACCCCATCACAAACACATGATGAGATTGCTACACATGACTAGCAAACAATTCAAGAAAATTCAATATATTTGCCTAAAATTTGGATAAAATTTGATAAATGATTTGGATAAAACAAGTATTAAGATACAACAAATGAGTACTAAGAACATTGTTTTTATAATACAGAGGAGCTGACAGAACAACTCTCCCACCATAAACTGAAGCTGACAGTCAAGACTGCTGTATGTAAATGGGTGTTAACGGTTGGCCTGGAACAGCTAAAATGTGCTGGAATATTTATATACACTGCTATGAAAATTAAagctaaatataataaaaactgcCTTCCTAAATATGAGACACAAATTTTAACCTACAGTTTATTGACGACTTCTTTCAGGTCATTTGTCTGCACTTCTCGTGTCATGATTTCCACCATCTTCTTGCGGATTTGGCGGACTTGCTGGTGTTGGGCATAGGATGTCTTGCGAATCTGGTTAGTTCGCTTCTTGGTGaagccaacacagaaaaggcGCAGAAGATATCCATCTGTAGTTTTCACATCCACATGGGCTTCAATCATTGTCTGGAAAAAAATAACAGTTGTTCAATATACCAAAATAATGTATTGAGTCAAAGTGTCTATTATAAAACTTGGACCAAGCAAAAAGACCAGGTGTTCAATGCTCAGTGCAACAAGGTAGCCACATCTTcaaatcaacccccccccacccagttaCCATGTTAGAAAAGGAATGTCTAGTTTTCATTTTTGATCCAGACAGCTCAAAAGTCGCATTTTCCAAGACAACTTTGGTTcttgaaattcattccaattgtgcagacaaatatataactgatagaattctacaggatgtattgctagtgtgtgaaaacagtctggGCACCTTCACTTGGTTTCAAgaggccaatagccaggtgcaagaTGTGCCTGGCAAATTTCGAATGTTGCCCAGTTAGCTAGCAATCTTTCATGATTATAAAATTTCTAATCATCAATTTGGCACTCTGAGTATGCTGTCAAATCTTTATTCATTATCCAGTACCTAAGATTTCCACCACCCTGCAACAGCAATAAATTGCAGCATTTACAGATTAGCACAATTACATGCAATTATTACTAACCTGCCATTTTTTGACCATTGAACACATTTTGTCACGTGTGAGATCCATTCCATGAAAGTTTGTCAGACAGTTTTTCCCTTGCACATCTTCTGTAATCAGCTTGAATTTACGGAAGGCAACTTCGTCATTCTGCAGGTCAGCAAGACTTACTTCAAATACTCGGCCCTTAAGTCCATCTGAGGCAAtttctaaaaacacaaaataatgttAAATTGTCTCATAATAAACTGTTAATGCAATAGCTAGAAACAAAAGTGTTTTGCCAATTTATTTCCTCCCGGGAATATGCACAGGAGTGTAAGCTTTCCAAACAAACTGCCCTATACACACTTCCAAGCAGATTTGAATTCTTTTGCTTTACATTTCACAAAACTCCCAAGGCAGATAAGAATTCAACATCTCTGCAGTTAAAATTAGAAGGGTTGAGGCCTTGCTTTTAGAGCTGAAACATGGCACATACAACAATTAGTTTATAAATAAGTAGCAGCACGTAGCAGCTCAGCATATTTTTACCTAGCAAGCCTTagaataaatcttttttaaaaaaaattatgtagcAGATTTCTATCTAGGTAACTTACTTGTTCCCTGAGTCCTGGTGACCAATGTCTTCCCAATGTTTCGAATATTGAACATTGCTGGGGCCTTGACATCATACCAGTCCTTCTTTGAAAAGGGATCAACCCTGATTTCCAGAAAAAGATAAAAGCTTTGTCAGACCTGCAACTTCCTGTAATTCCAGAAACATTTGGAATACAGGAAGATAGATGTCTTACATAGAATAATGATTTCTGGGTCCATCTAGCATTATCTATACtcagcaacagctctccagggtttcagggaagtcttcaccagccctacctggaaattctCACAACCAAGCCTGGGCCTTCTGCATGTGACTCCCTTGATATCCCAGTAAAACACCAAAGTTAATATTTTGTGCAGTTTTCACCCATCTACACTGCATGCACTGGGCCTGCAAACAAGTCTTGATGCCAAAACAACTTCGCTTTTCACCCTTCTGAGTTATATCAAGAAAGGCGTAAACCGGGCTGAATttacagcacagtcctaaccatgtctacccaAAAGTAAGCTCAATTCAGTCGGGTTTACTGCCAAGCAATAGTCGGCTGAGGCTAGCAGCATTAGTCAACTGCCACTTTACATCCCCGAACTACACTACCTGAGCTttgtaggcaccaggcaaaatgtTCGCCAGGACGAGATAGACGCCCCATGATGGTTCTTTGAAACTCACCATTTTATTTCAAAGGTCTGCTTATAGCGGGTTGCATGCTGAACTGGGCCCGACAATTACTAGGCCTAGAAGGTAAAGTCCCTTAGATTTTCCAcctttcttcagcagcctgaatagcctccctgcccctctctctgaGAAGGGCAGCTGTACGAAAAGGCCACTGCAGAAGCCACTGTAGGAGCCGACAAATTTCAAGCCCCATAAGCCCTGCAACGGAGGGAAAGGCCGGACGGCGCCCCCCAACTcaggcccccccccaaat from Lacerta agilis isolate rLacAgi1 chromosome 9, rLacAgi1.pri, whole genome shotgun sequence includes these protein-coding regions:
- the RPS3A gene encoding 40S ribosomal protein S3a; amino-acid sequence: MAVGKNKRLTKGGKKGAKKKVVDPFSKKDWYDVKAPAMFNIRNIGKTLVTRTQGTKIASDGLKGRVFEVSLADLQNDEVAFRKFKLITEDVQGKNCLTNFHGMDLTRDKMCSMVKKWQTMIEAHVDVKTTDGYLLRLFCVGFTKKRTNQIRKTSYAQHQQVRQIRKKMVEIMTREVQTNDLKEVVNKLIPDSIGKDIEKACQSIYPLHDVYVRKVKMLKKPKFELGKLMELHGEGGGAGKPSSDETGAKVERADGYEPPVQESV